Genomic segment of Amphibacillus xylanus NBRC 15112:
ACACCTTCACTTAATAAAAGCTTCCGATTTCAATCAGATTGGCCAACAAATGCAAGTCAGCCATATTTGTATCACTCTTTAGTTTCAGATATTTTAAATGACGAGCAAGCAGATTTTACGATAGTTGATGATTACTATATTTTCACAACTTTAACAAATTATCAACAAAATCAAACCCTTCCAATGCAAGAGATTTATTTAGATCAAAAGACATTAACACCTCAATTAGTTAAAATCTATGATGCTGATTATAATCTTGTAGTGGAAGTAATGTTTGAACCGTTTGAATTAAATATTGAGTTTGACGAAGGATACTTCGATGTTGATGCTAATTTAACAAGCCAATTATTTAGTTTACCTGTTAGCACCATGGAAGAACAAATGGATCAAACTGATTTTTCAATTAGGTATCCATCAGTTACTTACGATAGCCAATTAACGGATACATCTGAATTTGAAATAGAGGACGGTAGACGTGTTGTTTTAACGTATCAGGGAAACCGTGACTTTACAATTGTACAAGAAGCAAAAACTTCTGAAATGGTTGCTTATCGACAGCCTGAAAGTGCATTAGGTGAACCAGTGCTTGTTGGATCAACGATTGGTGCTTTAACAGATCACTCACTATCATGGTCAGAAAATGGAATCGATTATTATCTAGCTAGTGACACACTTTCAGTCGATGAAATGATTGAAGTAGCCCAATCTCTCGCGGTACAAATGGAAAAATAACAATTGCTAAGCAGATCCTAAACTAGGGTCTGTTTTTTATTTGGATAAGCATTTGACAGTATGTTGATAAAAAAAGATAATAAACAAAAGAGGATATCTGGAGGTCGAAGATGAAGTCAGTAAAATACCGACCAGCACAAATAGAAATAGACTTATCAGCAATTAGAAAAAATATTCATTCACTACAAGCAACGTTAGAACCACAAACAGACATCATTGCAGTAGTTAAAGCAAATGGCTATGGACATGGGG
This window contains:
- a CDS encoding LolA family protein → MNRMMKWCFILFSIFIIAGCGEASKEDVVAKLEKSITELTSYQTTAIMEMQTGETAQQFQIDVAFKADNYYRVFMHNEEDEEGSQIILKNEQGVFVLTPSLNKSFRFQSDWPTNASQPYLYHSLVSDILNDEQADFTIVDDYYIFTTLTNYQQNQTLPMQEIYLDQKTLTPQLVKIYDADYNLVVEVMFEPFELNIEFDEGYFDVDANLTSQLFSLPVSTMEEQMDQTDFSIRYPSVTYDSQLTDTSEFEIEDGRRVVLTYQGNRDFTIVQEAKTSEMVAYRQPESALGEPVLVGSTIGALTDHSLSWSENGIDYYLASDTLSVDEMIEVAQSLAVQMEK